ATGTAGTGCAGGAGAAAATCATGGCTTGGGAAGCTGATCAGTCCATGATATGGGATTCTACTACTCTGAATGAAGCTTGCGAGTATCTGAATGCTGCAGATGAAGCTTGGGATTTGGTTGGCAAGTTGGATAGTTTGTGTTTAAGTAAAGATGAATATAGTTATGAACTTTTGAGGAAGGCACACGATGTTCTTCAAACGGCTATGGCCAGGCTTGAGGAAGAGTTTAGGCACTTGCTTGCTAAAAGTAGCCTTGAATATGAGCCCGAGAGCATGTCTTTCCACGTGGTGGAAGACACTGTGGAGGACGGATCCACAAGCTTATACCGAGATGAATCTTTTGAGAGTTCGGTTCGGAGTAGTAGTGTTGGGAGAGTTTTGGAGAATTCCATCATTGATTTGGTCAATCCTGATGCAGTTATTGAGCTTAGGGGCATTGCAAATGTCATGTTCAAGGCTGGTTATGATCAGGAATGCATCCAGGTTTACAATCTTCTCCGTCGGGACGCTTTAAACGAGTGCCTCTTGACTCTCGAGATGGAGAAGCTGAGCATTGAGGATGTGCTAAAAATGGATTGGGTTACTTTGAACTCGAAGATTAGGAAATGGAACCGAGCAATGAAGAGATTCGTGAGAATCTATTTAGCCAGTGAAAAATCCCTTTGCGATCAAATTTTTGGTGAGGAAGGACTTGTTAGTTTGAGTTGTTTTGTTGAATCGTCGAAGGCATCAATGCTGCAACTACTGAACTTTGGCGAGGCCATGGCCATAGGTCCTCATACACCAGAAAAGTTGAATCGCATTCTTGAAATGTATGAGGTCGTTGAAGAGCATCTCTTCGATATCGATACGTTGTACTGTGATGACATTGGTTATCTTGTTAGAATCGAGTATCATGATGTTCTAAAGAGTTTAGGTCAGTCTGTGAGGGCAACATTCCTTGAGTTTGAGAAAGCTATTGCAGCAAACACATCGCCAAATCCATTTGCAGGTGGTGGAATCCATCATCTAACAAAATACGTCATGAATTACCTTATGATACTTACCGACTACCGTGACTCCCTCAATTTACTCTTGAAGGATGATGAAGATGTGTGTCCCAATTCACCATCATCCTCTTTGAATCCAACTAGAGAAGAAGATAGAGAAGGTGAGTTCTCACCGATGGCTCGGCATTTTCGTTCAGTTGCTTCAATTCTAGAGAGTAACCTTGACGAGAAGTCAAAGCAATACAAAGATCCTGCTCTACAGCACTTCTTCTTGATGAACAACATACACTACATGGCTCAGAAGGTTCGAGGTTCTGAGCTTATCCGGATATTTGGGGAGGATTGGGTTCGAAAACACTACAAGAAGTTTCAGCAGCAGGCAACCAACTACGAGAGGGCTAGTTGGAATTCAATACTCCAATACCTTAGGGAGGATGGGATTCAAAATACAGGTTCTACTTCTGTCTCGAAAAATGTCCTCAAAGACAGGCTGCGTAGTTTCAATCTAGCTTTCGAGGAGATCTACAAAACTCAGACTGCATGGATAATTCACGACTCTAGGCTTCGAGAAGACCTGCGAATCTCAACGTCACTGAGGGTGATCCATGCTTATCGAGCATTTTATGGAAGATGTAATAATCATGTAAGTGATAAGCTGATTAAGTACACTCCAGATGATTTAGAGGGTTACCTTCTTGATCTCTTTGAGGGATCTCCAAAATCATTGGCCAACACCAGCAGAAGGTGAAACTTTGTAAAATCAACTCTAAAACCTCTCTTCTTTTCACTTACTATTAAGTTTTGTATCAGATTCATCCTTGTAACTTTTGCTCTATCTTATTGTtataataaagtaaagattacaattttttttttagttgtttgaCTGTTACGGATGTATGTTTCAATCTGTTGAGCGACCATGTGACCATGCACAATCCAATTCAAGTTGGCACggaatttgatattatttgaAACTCAAGTCAGGCTCAAAAACCTCATAATTTTGCTTCCATAGttttaacctttttctttttcccattttCACACTGCTTTTGATCtttcaaatctattttaaatacCATTTTTACCAGAACTGCTCTTTCATCTCTACTCAAACCCATTTCATCTTTTACTACTTTAaacatcttcaaattttccaaaagtattattttgtttcttaaatttttttttttttattttttttaaagctgatgaaattattattttcagacaattttaaaattaagggTAAATAG
This is a stretch of genomic DNA from Cucumis sativus cultivar 9930 chromosome 4, Cucumber_9930_V3, whole genome shotgun sequence. It encodes these proteins:
- the LOC101204348 gene encoding exocyst complex component EXO70E2, encoding MGECECLVSESGGEERLVAAANYIIKALSSNIRISDDGKKVLADLCSKLSLVSTQNYETDVVEVEIEERGVGDVEEVESRFNVVQEKIMAWEADQSMIWDSTTLNEACEYLNAADEAWDLVGKLDSLCLSKDEYSYELLRKAHDVLQTAMARLEEEFRHLLAKSSLEYEPESMSFHVVEDTVEDGSTSLYRDESFESSVRSSSVGRVLENSIIDLVNPDAVIELRGIANVMFKAGYDQECIQVYNLLRRDALNECLLTLEMEKLSIEDVLKMDWVTLNSKIRKWNRAMKRFVRIYLASEKSLCDQIFGEEGLVSLSCFVESSKASMLQLLNFGEAMAIGPHTPEKLNRILEMYEVVEEHLFDIDTLYCDDIGYLVRIEYHDVLKSLGQSVRATFLEFEKAIAANTSPNPFAGGGIHHLTKYVMNYLMILTDYRDSLNLLLKDDEDVCPNSPSSSLNPTREEDREGEFSPMARHFRSVASILESNLDEKSKQYKDPALQHFFLMNNIHYMAQKVRGSELIRIFGEDWVRKHYKKFQQQATNYERASWNSILQYLREDGIQNTGSTSVSKNVLKDRLRSFNLAFEEIYKTQTAWIIHDSRLREDLRISTSLRVIHAYRAFYGRCNNHVSDKLIKYTPDDLEGYLLDLFEGSPKSLANTSRR